TTTTTTGAATAATATTCAAAATTATTTCAGATTTTGTATTTAAACTAACTTAAATTAATATATTATATAATAAAAAACGTTATTCTATGAAGATAAAGGATATGCTTGAAAAATCAAGAAATTAATGAAATTCTCAATAGCCTTACTATTGCATACGTAGAAGATGAAAAAAATATTAGAGAAAATATGAGCAAAACACTAAATCTTCTTTGTAATAACTGTATAGATTTCCAATCTGCTGAGGAATTACTTAATTATTATGAAAAAAATTCTGTGCATATAATAATCACAGATATCAATCTTCCCAACATGAATGGAATTGAATTAATAAAAAAAATAAGAGAAAAAGATGAAAAAATACCTATCATTTTGCTTACAGCTTATATTGAAACACAATATTTATTTGATGCAATAAAATATAAAGTTGTTGAATATTTACCAAAACCTATTGATTATGAAACATTGATTCAAGCACTTTTAAAAGCTACAAAAGATTTGATAAATAACGGTAATTATATGATAAAAATAAATGAAAAATTATTTTTTAATGTATTAAATAAAGAGTTACTAACTATTGATAAGGAAAAAATACCATTAACACCAAAAGAGTTAAAATTACTAAATCTTTTTATAAAGAATAAAAATAAAATAGTTACTTATGAAGAGATAAAAAATCAAATTTGGGAAAACTCTTATGAAGTAACAGAGTCTGCTTTTAAAAACTTAATAAATAAATTAAGAAATAAAATAAGCAAAGACTCTATTGTAAATATTTCTAAAATAGGATATAGATTAAATATCAAAGATTAAATTCTAGAATTTCTTCTACTTAAATCTGAGAGTAATACTCCAATCCATCTTGTATTATTAGCTGATTCAAAGGCAATTTTTAAAGTCATAGTAATTGGAACAGCTAAAAACATTCCTACAATTCCCAGTATCCACCCCCAAAAAATAAGAGAAAAGAAGATTATCATAGGAGAAAGACCAAGTTCTTTACCCATAAATTTAGGCTCTAAAACATTACTAATTGTTATATTTACAATCATATAAATAACAATTAACCAAATAGTAACTTCAAAATCTCCTGCAACAAGTGATAATAAAACAGCTGGAATTGCTGCAACTATTGAGCCTACAACAGGAATAAAGTTAAACAAAAAGGCAACAACTGCCCAAAGTATTGGATAATCAATATTAAAGAAAAATAATGTGATAAAAATAAAACTACCCGTCAAAAAACTAGTAAAAGTTTTAACAGTAAAATATTTTTGAAGATTTTGAGAGAATAATCTAAAATTTAATAATCTTGTTTTATCTTTATTAAATATAACTTTTAACTTTTTTTCAAAAACTTTTGTTTCTGATAAAATAAAAGCAACTCCTATGAAAACCAATAAAGCTTTTGAAAAAATAGAGCCTATATTTCCAATTATATCTGTAGTAAATTTAAAAAAATAACTGAAATTTATAGCTTTTAAAATTTCATCTTTATTTACTGTAAAGCCAAACTCTTGAGCATAGTTTATCAGTAAAACAATTGAATCTTTTATTTTTTGTTCATAATCGGGTAGATTGGTTGCAAAATTTGTTAAAGAAGAATTCAACATATAAGTTAAAAGTAATATTAATACTGCTAATACAGAGATCAAAATCATATATGCTAAAAGTTTTGGAATTTTTTTTGCAGTTAAAAAATTTAAAAAAGCTGATAAAATTGAAGCAATAAATATTGCTAATAAAAGTATAATAATAACTTCTGATGCAGCTTTAAATCCAGCTACTATAATAACCGAAGTTGCTATATAAAAAAAATAATATTTCAAATTTGTTTTTTCTAACATTTTTGTCCTAAATTAATAAATTGGTATTTGTATTGTAAACTTTGCACCTTTATACAGTTCATCTTTATACTCATACTTAGTATTTTCTGCTGTTAATGTACCATGTAAATGCTTAGAAATTATTTCATGACTCATATAAAGACCTATTCCTGTTCCAATACTTTTATCTTTTGTTGAAAAATATGGTTCAAATACTTTTGAAATAAACTTTTTATTAATTCCACCAGCATTATCGTAAATTTCTATATTAAGATTTTCTTCTATTTTTTTTGCATTTATAAATATATATCTTTCATGCTCATATTTTATAAGTTCATCTCTTGCATTATTTAAAATATTTATCAATACTTGTAAAAATTCGTTTTCTAAAGTTTTAAAATTTATATCTTCAATATCTTGTATTATATAAATACTTTTTGTTTTAAACTGTGCTTCTAAAAGTTTAAAAGTTTTATTAAATAACTCTTTTATATTTGAATCTACTTCTGTTTTTGTAGGACTAAAAAAGTTTTTAAAATCATCAATTGTTTTAGATAGAT
The window above is part of the Malaciobacter marinus genome. Proteins encoded here:
- a CDS encoding AI-2E family transporter, with the protein product MLEKTNLKYYFFYIATSVIIVAGFKAASEVIIILLLAIFIASILSAFLNFLTAKKIPKLLAYMILISVLAVLILLLTYMLNSSLTNFATNLPDYEQKIKDSIVLLINYAQEFGFTVNKDEILKAINFSYFFKFTTDIIGNIGSIFSKALLVFIGVAFILSETKVFEKKLKVIFNKDKTRLLNFRLFSQNLQKYFTVKTFTSFLTGSFIFITLFFFNIDYPILWAVVAFLFNFIPVVGSIVAAIPAVLLSLVAGDFEVTIWLIVIYMIVNITISNVLEPKFMGKELGLSPMIIFFSLIFWGWILGIVGMFLAVPITMTLKIAFESANNTRWIGVLLSDLSRRNSRI
- a CDS encoding response regulator transcription factor, with translation MKNQEINEILNSLTIAYVEDEKNIRENMSKTLNLLCNNCIDFQSAEELLNYYEKNSVHIIITDINLPNMNGIELIKKIREKDEKIPIILLTAYIETQYLFDAIKYKVVEYLPKPIDYETLIQALLKATKDLINNGNYMIKINEKLFFNVLNKELLTIDKEKIPLTPKELKLLNLFIKNKNKIVTYEEIKNQIWENSYEVTESAFKNLINKLRNKISKDSIVNISKIGYRLNIKD